Within the Nitrospira sp. genome, the region ATCGTGGGCGCTACGCCTAGCACCGCCGTGTGAGCGAACTGGCGAGGTTGCGCCCGTAACGAATCGACCCATCGTCCATCATATCCGCGCCAGCAATCAAATCTTTGCCGTCCACTTAACGCTTCTCAGAGGGTATAAGCCTGATCTTGGCCGAAAACCTGTTGTGTTCAGCCGGATCGACCGGACGATGCTTTATTGAGGTGCTCGCCGGATCTTGCCCAAGGTAATTATCATTCTTCCAGTTCCTCGACGGCCGAATGGGCCTCGGAGTAAAGCCGCCTCCACAATTGGGGCAGACATTGCCGATCACCTGCTCCACGCAGGAGGCGCAAAACGTACACTCATAGGAACAGATGCGCGCCTCGAGCGAATCGGGGGGCAGAGGCTTGTTGCACTGCTCGCAAGTGGGTCGGAGTTCAAGCATGGGCTTCCTCTTGGCCGGGGCCTTCTGGGTCGTTAGCAACTGCAAGGCCTTTCGATCGGCTCAGCATAGTGCTCGGAGGAACCTGCTGTCATCCATCATGCTTGTCACCTGCTCATCCAGCTCCCGAACTTGCTCACACTCTCGAGCTGGAAGGCTGCCCTCGGCCAGATGAGACGGATGTGCGCGGGGCACGAGTTCTTTCAGTCTATTCTTGAATGCCTATTCTCAGAATGCACCAACGCGGCATGATGGAAGCCGCATTGGTGTCTCCTCGTCGACACGGTCAGGGAGCGGTCCCCAAATGGCCAAGTCATGAGAGGCAGACTCGTCACCGCACTAACGGCTATGGGGGTTCGCTTCTTCCGCGTGTACTCACCCGTGGCGAGGTGTCTTCATAGAATGCCCCCCGTGCGCTCGCACAATTTCTTACGCCTGTGATGAAAGGCACAATTGTGTGACGATTGCGCCGGCCGTCGCATCCATCAGACGGTGAGAACCGGCCTTGCTGTGCGTCACTATCACTGACAGAAGCGAATTTATTCCTGCCGAATTGTAAGAAATAGCGACGATACGCGACTCATTCATATAGGTGTGCACTCCGTCAGTATCAGGTGTGTCTTTGTGTTCTTACCTGGTACGACCATTCACGCAGTGCGACGGTGATGCATGGTTCATCGACCATCCTTCCCCGTCTGCTTGGCGCGTTGCTCGTAGGCACGCTCGCTCTTCCGTCAGCCCTGGTTGCTGCGTTTGCCGTGGTCGAATACCACGTCCTCGGACGCCTGCACAATCACGAGATGGCGCGATGACGATATTGGCGCAACTGCTCACCGCGAGGGTATCTCCCTATGCAAGCGGGAAAACGCTGGAGTACAGCGGAAGTCCGCTTGGAGGACGATTGTACATTACCCAGCCATTCATTCGTGAGGGATTGAATTGGGAGGCACTTCGGCGCTCATATAACCCATAGGTGTCGTGTAACGACGAGTTGTGTTTTTCCTATCAACGAACGCAGGAGGGACGTATGAGCGTGATGGACATTGGCAAAGAATTGGTGGCACTGTGCCGGCAGGGCAAGAACCAGGAGGCGATCGATCGCCTCTACGATCCCCATATTGAAAGCGTCGAACCGATGGCCATGCCGGGCATGGATCAAGTGCAGAAGGGCATCGCCGCGATCAAGGGCAAGAACACATGGTGGACGGACAATCATACCATTCACGGCAACACCGTCGAGGGACCGTACGCCAACGGTGACCGTTTCACCGTTCGGTTTAGCTATGACGTCACCCCCAAACAGACGGGGAAGCGGATGACCATGGAGGAAATCGGCCTCTACACGGTGAAGAACGGCAAGGTCGTCAAGGAAGAGTTCTTCTACTCGATGGGCTGATCCGGCCACAGTGGAAGACACACGGCCCCTACGAGAACCAGCACGCGCTGCTCCCATTACAATACCGTGCGCGCTTGTGGAGCGTTCCCGGGGCGACACGCCAAAGTGACACCGTGTGCGCGAAGGGCCCAGGAGAGTCGTCTCTGGCAACGCCCCACACCCGTAGAAAGGATCCGTCCATGGCCTCGAAATTCATGAAGGTACTCCTGACTGAACCGGTCCGCCGGGCGCAGCAGGACACATACGGACGATGTTTGGCAATTGGGAACGCGCCAGCCTCGGATGTCCTTACGGAGGACGAGGTCCAATTCATCGCCGCAAGAGACAGCTTGTATCTCGCCACGGTCAACGAGGATGGCTGGCCCTATATCCAACATCGGGGCGGACCTCCTGGATTTGTTCAGGCGCTCGACGCCCGCACGTTGGCCTTCGCCGATTATCGTGGCAATCGGCAGCTCCTGACAGCGGGACATCTTCGCGCCAACGACAAGGTCGCGCTCTTTCTGATGGACTACCCGAATCAGACGCGCCTCAAGGTCATTGGGTACGCACACAGCGAAACCGCAGCCTCTCACGAATCCCTGCTGACGTATCTCCCTGCGGCCGAACGTCGTCTCGTTGAACGTGTGATCGTTATTACGGTCGTGGGGTTTGATTGGAATTGTCCGCAGCACATCACGCCCCGCTACACGGCCGAGCAAGTCGAAAATTATATTGCGCCTCCTCACGCACGGATTGCCGAACTGGAGCGGCAGCTCCCAGCGACCGTGCTCAACCCAGGGCCCTGACCACCAGGTCGGGATAGCCGGTCACCGCGCCAGCGAGCGGTGGCGGAATCGTCGCGCTCCCCGACCTAGAGGAGTCTCCACCACCGCACGCCATGACCGCAGATTGGCCAGACGCCCATCAGAGGAGACCCAGGACAGCCCACGATGTGCCGGCTGCGTCCCTGGGGGAGACGGATCCGGTTCCGGCCAGTACCTGGTCGTTGCCTCCTCTCTTGCACGGTGGGGGTCTGCACTGCCGACACCTGTTCGCCAGGCCCGGCGGCTCGGTCAGACGCCCCTTGTGTGAGGTCAGTGAGAGCAAAAGGCATGCTCAACGGCATTGTGCCGATGCACTCGACACTTAGACGGTACGCACCCATACTCGGTTGTTCGACAAGTTCCTGATACTCACTCCGCCGGCCTACAGTCTCGCGCAAACTTGTACCCTAACAGGCTCAGGTTGTGGACCGACGCAAGCGCCAGAGGGCACCCGGTGGGCGTTTCAGCGTCCCTCTCGACCTTGACTCCAACGGGGGATCGGCTCACGATTATCGACGATCCATCGCCAGTCGCTTGGGGGGTCCTGCCATGGCACGATTGTTGGGCGGAGCCGCCGTGATCCTTTCGCTGCTCACAGTCCAGGCGGTTTCTGCTGATACTCGCCCAACTCCCCCGCCTCACCCGCTCAGCGCCCTGCTGGGCACGTGGGATGGGAACAGCGAGGACGGTCGATTTCTTCGCATCACGTACCAATTCACGGCCAACGGGACGGCTCTAGTCGAAATCATTTCACCCGAGAACGAGCCGAATATGACCTCGCTCTATTATGTCGATGGCCACCATCTGATGTTGACTCATTACTGCTCGCTTGGAAACCAGCCGCGCATGGTGGCCGATCTCCCACGTGGGACCGTTACCCGAGTGGTCTTCGCGTTTCTGGATGCCACGAATTTGGCGTCACCAACCGACCCTCACATGCACAAGCTGATACTGACCACGCAGGATATGGATCATATGACGCAGATATGGACGCTGAGTGAGGACGGTCGAGAGACGACCCACATCTTTACGCTGGTTCGCCAACCATCATAGAAGCAAACGCGTTCCCTGCCTCCGGAATGTCCGGGAACGGCCGCCCACCGCCGTGGGATTCAGGAAGAGGATTGACGTGTCACCATGCCTGAATTGCCGGATCTCACGATGTATGTCGAGCAACTCGCCCGCCGCATCGTCGGTCGACCGCTTGTACGGGTTCGATTAACCAGTCCGTTCCTGCTGCGCAGTGTGGAGCCGTCGCTCGAGATTGTCCACGGACACAGCGTCACTGCGGTATCTCGGTTGGGCAAGGGGATCGTTCTGGCACTCGACGGTGATCTGTTCCTGGTCCTTCATCTCATGATCGCCGGCTAGTTACACTGGAAACCGGCCGGCGCCATCCCGCCTCGAAAGTTCGGCCTCGCCGCCTTCGATTTTCCGGACGGCTCGGTCATCCTGACGGAATCGGCTTCCCAACGGCGCGCCTCGTTGCACCTCGTGAATCGACGGGATGCCCTCCGGCCATTTGAGGCAGGAGGGGTCGAACCGCTCGAGGTCAATGCAGACTCGTTTCGAGCAGCGCTGTGCCGCGAAAATCACACGCTCAAGCGCGCCCTCACCGATCCGTCCATCGTCAGCGGCATCGGCAACGCCTATTCGGACGAAATCCTTCATCGTGCACGCCTGTCCCCTACGGTGAAGACAGGCCGACTCACGGACGAGCAGCACGCGCATCTGTTCGAGGCCACGCACACCGTCCTTACCGAGTGGATCGAGCGATTACGGGCCGAGACCGGCCAGGAGTTCCCGGAAAAGGTCACGGCCTTCCGTGACGGCATGGCCGTACACGGCCGCTACCGGCAGCCTTGCCCCGTCTGCGGCTGCCCCGTGCAGCGAATCGTGTTTGGCGAGCACGAGACGAACTACTGTCCCTCGTGCCAAACGGGCGGCACGGTGTTGGCCGACCGAGCCTTGTCTCGTTTGCTGCGCGAGGACTGGCCCAGGCGGATCGAGGATTTGGAGCGTATTCACATGCAGTCCCGCAAGGACCGGCCGGTCCCCCGCAACTCTCGTTCCGCCTCGGCACGCAGACAGATCTGAAGCTCGTACTCACTCGCTCCCGGGCTCGACAAGATCACCCGCTTCACCTATGCTGAGGCATGATTTCTCACACGCACACGGGGGGTCCTGGCATGTCCGCACAGACCGAACAGCACGTGATCGACTCACAGCGTCGCGATTGGAACCGCGTCGCCGGTGGATGGGAAAAATGGGACCCGTTCTTCGAGCGTCAAATGCCCTTTCTCAATCATCGTTTGGTGGGGGACGCGCGGGTGTGTCCGGGGCAGCGTGTGTTGGATCTCGGATCCGGCACGGGATACCCAGCGCTCCTGGCCGCGCAAATCGTTGGCGTCGACGGGCAGGTGACTGGGATGGACCTTGCCGAAGAGATGCTGGCGGTGGCGGAAAAGAAGGCTCTGCATCTTGGACTCTCGAATGTCCGCTTTCGAACCGGTGACGTGAGTGCCCTGCCGTTCGGCGATCGATCGTTTGACGCCGTGATCAGCAGGTTTTGCCTGATGTTCCTCCCGGACGTTCCGCGGGCCGCCACGGAAATCGCGCGTGTCCTCAAGCCGGGTGGTTGGCTGGCCACAGCAGTCTGGGCGGCGCCGGAAAAGAACCCTTCCATCAGCGGATCGATGGCCGCGATCAAGCAGGTCGTGGATCTCCCTCAGCCGGAGCCCAACGCGCCCGGCATCTTTCGGTTGGCCAAGGCGGGGGATCTGGCCGGCATGCTGGCACGCGCGGGCTTCGTTGATCTCACAGACGAGGAATTTCCGGCTGAATGGTCCTATGCTTCCCCGGAGGAATATTATTTGTCCCTTATGGAACTCGCAGCCCCCATTCAGAACCTGATGGCGACGCTGTCACCCGCGCAAGTCGGCGAGGTCAAGAGGCGTCTACTCGAGGCAGGTGCAACGGCGATGCGGGACGGACGCGTCGTATTTCCCATCACGATTCGCATTGTTGCAGCACGGAAACCCGGGTAGCCTGCTTCACGTGGCCCAGCATCGTCTCGGCTTTCACGAATTTGCTTGGATCAATTGGGTGGACTACGCGGCCTTCGCAGTAAGGCCATGTTCGGCGGGTTCGGGTTATATTGCGGTGAGGTTTTTTTTGGCATTGTCTCGAATACAAGCCTCTTTTTCAAAGTTTCGGCTGACACGCGCGCCGACTATGAGACACGGGGCATGAAGCCGTTCAGTCCAAACGCAAAACAAACCTTGTTCTCTTTCTACGAGGTGCCGATCGAAATCCTGGAGGAGGCTGACCAACTCGCTCGGTGGGCACGAATGTCGATTGCGGCGGCGCGGTCGGTTTTAGGGGAGCGATCACGCGCTCCCGTGGGGTCTCGCGTGCAACGCACGCGGTCGCCCCGGCGGACGTCGGCTCGCCCCAGCGCCCGCCAGTAAGCGGAAGGATTACGCCTCTTCGAACCGATGATCCCGAATGTATTGCCTGATGCGGTCCTGCACGGCGGGACGGATTTGAAAGAACTCCAAGCCAAACCGTGTACCCGATACCCAGCGAATGACGGCCCCGTCGACCCGTACGGGCCACTGATGATCGCCCAGGAACATCGACAGTCGCAGTTCCATTCCCACGGTCAACGGAACGGAGCATTCCGCGCTACAGCCTCCGGCGGACAGATCGTGGCTACGGGCCTCGACCTCGAAATCATCTTCTCCGAACAAAAAGAGTCGGCACTCCGTCCGCACCCGTCGTCCACGACGGTCTTTGTGCGAGGAGGGGTTGTTGTCCCGTTGATTTCGGTTACTGAAGTTGGGCGCATTCATGTACGTATGGTCAGCTAGTCGTTCATGGTACGCTGAATTACTAGTCATGCAACAGAATTCCGAATGCGTGACGGAGAGTCATGTCCAACCTTTTCCTCGCTGATGCCATCGTTGTGCTTCATGTCGCGTTTGTGGCCTTTGTGATCGCGGGAGGGTTTCTGGCCTGGTGGTGGCCGTGGGTGCGCTGGATTCACCTGCCCGCCGCGCTCTGGGGCGCCGTGGTCGAACCCTTCGGGTTCGTGTGCCCGCTGACCCCGCTGGAGCAGTGGCTGCGCCAGGGGGACGGAGGCGACCTGCCGGCCGGCGACTTCGTGAGCCGCTACCTCTTTCCCGTCCTCTACCCCGAAGGGCTCACGCGAACCATGCAGGTGATCTTGGGCGTTCTTGTCTTGCTCATCAATGCGTATGCCTATGGCCGGCTCTGGAGGCAGGCGGCCGGCTAGGTCTCGCTGTGTCCAGTGTTCCACAAGCGTGAGAGGACGACCGTTTGAGCCTCCGCGCTTGTCGGGTTATCCTACCCGACAGCGAACCGTCGCGCACCGGTTTTCCTCTCCGGGCGATCGAACAGAGGAGGCTCCCCCATGCACACATCTCGGGCACACGATGATCCGGATCGTTCGAAGTCCGAAGGGGATCACGACCCAACAGCGGATCGGCATCTCGCGCGACGGACGCTCCTCGTCGGTACGGCCTCATGGCTCGGGCTCTCAACTCTCGAAGCATTTTCGGCAAGCTCGAGCCGTACACCCGAGACCGTTCCTGACGATCCAACAAAAGTCCCCGGCGGGCCGACCTCGTCGTACGGCAGTCGGTCTCGGTTCGAGACCGCGGCGAGGCTCGCTAAAGAAACGCGCTCGCTGACGCCCCATCAGGACTTACACGGGATTATTACCCCGTCGGCTTTGCACTTCGAGCGTCACCACAATGGGGTGCCGACCATCGATCCAGCTCGCCATCGCGTATTGGTACACGGCCTTGTCGATGCGCCCCGCATCTTCACGATGGACGATCTGCGGCGCTTCCCATCCGTCTCCCGCCTCGTCTGTATCGAGTGCTCGGGCAATACTGCGGGCGAGTGGACACAGTCGAAGGGGGCCACGGTGCAGGAGACGCACGGATTGATGAGCACGAGCGAATGGACCGGAGTCCCGCTCAGAACGGTGCTCCAGGAAGTCGGGATGCGGCCGCAGGCCACGTGGATGTTGGCCGAAGGCAGTGATGCGGCGACGCTGACGCGGAGCCTGCCGATTGCAAACGTGTTGGATACGGCGCTCTTGTGCTACGCCCAAAACGGCGAAGCGATCCGCCCGGAACAGGGCTACCCGATTCGACTCGTGATCCCCGGATGGGAGGGCAATACACACATCAAATGGCTCCGACGTCTGAAATTGGGCGCGGCACCGTTCATGACCCGTGAAGAAACTTCGCGCTATACGGATTTGATGCCGGACGGGTCGGCCAGGCAGTTCACGTTTGCAATGGAAGCCAAATCCGTCATTACGGCTCCATCGGGCGGATCTCATCTGCAACCTGGGTATGTCGACATCCGGGGACTGGCCTGGAGCGGCCGTGGACGTATCGTAAGGGTCGACGTCAGCACGGACGGTGGACACACATGGCAAGAAACCGACCTGCAGGCTCCCATTCTTCCACAATGTCACACGCGTTTTCGGCTCGGATGGCACTGGCCTGGTCACGAAACCGTTTTACAAAGTCGATGCATGGATGAAACTGGGTACGTGCAACCGACAAAGACCGCGCTGGTCGCAAGGAGAGGCCTGCATTCGACCTATCACAACAATGCGATTCACAGCTGGAAGGTCACGAGCCATGGACGCGTGGTCCCAGCGGGCGCCTAAGTCGACGCCCTTGAGGTTTGTCGCGATCCTGGTCACGATCGCGCTGACCGGCATCGACATGGGTGTGGCTGACGACCGATTCCACATCGGCCGCCCTGCAACGGAAGACGAAATCCGAGCCTGGGATCTCGACATCTCTCCAGAGGGCAGGAACCTCCCTCCCGGCGTCGGCACGGTCGCAAAGGGAGCGGAGATCTTTGCCTCCAAGTGTGCCGCTTGCCATGGGCCCACGGGTATCGAGGGGCCAGCGGATCAACTGATCGGCGGACAGGGAACCTTGGCGTCAGCCAAGCCGGTCAAGACCGTGGGCAGCTATTGGCCTTATGCCACGACCCTCTTCGACTATATTCGGCGAGCGATGCCTCTCACCGCCCCACAATCCCTCACAGCAGAAGAGGTTTATAGTGTGGTCGCCTGGTTACTTCATCAAAACGGTATCGTGGCCAAAGACATTCGCCTGGACGCCGCCATCTTACCGACCATCCGCATGCCCAACCGGGACGGGTTTGGGCCCGACCCACGACCGGACGTGACTCCCTAAGTTCCTCACACGTGGAATAGCAGCGGAATTTCTCCACGCCATCCATGTAAGATCTAGCTGCCTGCGACGACGAAGCGTGGGAGATAGGCTCCCCCCAGTACGCCTTCACGAGCTGCTCACCGGCATCGGATTGACGAAGTATGCTGGACTTGGTACATGAGCCTACTTTGTCTGTTTCTCAAGACGGTGAGGATCTCATGCCGATAGACGAAATCACCCAGAAAGTCAGCGACCGCTATGCTCGGGCGGCCTCCACCGGAGAGCAGCTATGCTGCCCCACGGGATATAATTTCGACGAACTCCGCTCGTTTATTCCCGATGAAGTGTTGAAGATTTCCTACGGGTGCGGGACGCCGGCGGGCCTGGACACCGTCCACAACGGCGAAACCGTCTTGGATATCGGCTCCGGCGGCGGCATCGACTGCTTTGAAGCTTCTCGCCGTGTGGGCCAAGCGGGGCACGTTATTGGAATCGACATGACCGACACCATGCTCGAAATCGCGCGGAGGAACGCGCCGATCGTCGCCAAGAACTTGGGCTTTGCCGCCAGCAACGTGGAGTTCCGCAAGGGTATGGCCGACGCGATGCCCGTGGACGATGCCACGATCGATCTGATCATTTCCAACTGCGTGATTAATTTGGCGCCCGACAAACGGCGCGTCTTCCGCGAGATGTCTCGCGTGATCAGACCAGGTGGCCGGTTTACGATCTCGGATATCGTCTCTGACCACATCGTTCCCCAGTATCTGGTACACGATACAGAAAAGTGGGGAAACTGCCTATCCGGCGCGTTGCCCGTTTCCGAGTATGTGGGTGGGTTGATCGAATCGGGATTCGTGGGCGTCCACCAGTTGAAATACTACGTTTGGCAAGTCATCGACGGCATCCACTTCCTTTCTCTCACGTTGACCGGATACAAACAACCCGTTTCGCAGAATATCGAGGCCGCGCGGTTTGCGACGTTGCGCGGGCCGTTCAGCCGCATCATCGACGAAGCCGGCATCGAGTATCACCGCGGGATCCCCCTCCCCATCGGTCCCATACAGGCGGCCTGTCTCCGCACACCGGCATTGGCTCCACACTTCTTGCTGACCTCCGAACCGCGCTTGATTGACGCATGCGATCCCGAACACGTCGCCGTGCTGCCCGAAGATAAGCCCTGCGTCTGGCAGGGCCACTATGCCATTCTCATCGGCCCGTTCCGAGAAGCGGCAGACGATGATCACCACGTGTATCGGCGAGGAGAGCCTCTGGAAATCTGCTCGAAAACACGGCTTGTTCTTGAGTCACCAGGCTATGCAGGGCATTTTTCGATTTACAGCCGTGCGTCCGGCGACGTGTCCGGCTCGACCGTTGCCTGCAGCCCATCGGGAGGGTGTTGCTGATCGCTATCTAGACTCCCACTGCGCGGCACGTTCAATGAACCATTCCTGCACAGAAGGGCGATGCATTATGTTGAGCCGCTCGCCCCAGTGAACCCACGATGGCCTTGACCCTACTCGGACGACATAGTCCGCTTGCGTCACCGGGAACACAGCTGAAGCTGCTGAGCGAGGTCGACTCCTGCCCTCCGTTCGAGTCGCAATTGGCTCGCACCGGTCTCTTCCCACTCTGTGCCACGGGGATCACAGTCTTTCAGATTAACGTGGGGAGACTCTGCAACCAAACCTGCCGGCATTGCCACGTCGATGCGGGGCCGGACCGAACCGAGTCCATGACTCGCGAAACGGCAGAGGCCTGCATCGAGGCCCTGGCTCGGACCGATATTCCCACCGTGGATATTACCGGCGGGGCCCCGGAGTTGAACCCTCAATTCCGCTGGCTCGTGCAACAGGCTCGCAGGCTCGGGCGGCACGTGATGGAGCGATGCAATCTGTCAGTGTTGCTGTTGCCATCGCAAGCCGATCTCGGCGGATTCCTTGCCACCCACCGGGTGGAAGTCGTGGCGTCGCTTCCCTCGTACCGGGCCGGTCAAACCGACGCGCAGCGCGGAGAAGGCGTGTTTCAAAAGTCCATCGATGCGCTCAGACTGCTGAATCGCCTTGGGTATGGGAAGCCGGACACGGGGCTTCCGCTCAATCTGGTGTTCAATCCGGTGGGCGCGTTTCTTCCCCCCAAGCAAGAAGCCATCGAGGCCCAGTTTCGGAAAGAATTACGACACAAGCACGGTGTGGAGTTTACCCATCTGTACACCATTACCAATATGCCGATCAGCCGGTATCTCGAGTTCCTGGTGGACAGCGGCAACTATGAGGGTTACATGGAGCGTCTGGCGAATGCCTTTAACCCGGCGGCCGCCGCGGGCGTCATGTGCCGATATACCCTGTCGGTTGGATGGGATGGCATGCTCTACGATTGCGACTTTAATCAAATGCTCGATCTGCCGATCGGGTATGACGCGCCGGCCCACATTCGTGACTTCGATCCCGCCCGCCTGCATCATCGTCGTATCGTCACGCGTAACCACTGTTATGGCTGCACGGCGGGATCTGGGTCATCGTGTGGGGGAGCGGTCACCGAATAGTGGCCTGGCCAGTCGACATCAGCGCGACTGGCATCCTCGCTATGATCTGCTTCGGCTGGCGCCCACATCGTCTCACGTGACCGTTCCACTGCGATGGACTTTCTCGTCTTCTTCCTCGTGATCCTCCTCGCCTTTGCCAACGGAGCCAACGATGTCTCGAAATCGATCGCCACGCTTGTCGGAAGTGGCGTCACCAACTATCGAACCGCGCTCGCCTGGGGAACGGTCTGGACGGTACTCGGCGCCGGAGCGTCCGCGCTCGTCGCCGGAGCCTTGGTGCGGACATTCAGTCAGGATTTGATCCACGCCGGCGAAGAGCTTCCATACGCCATGGCCCCAGCCGTGCTGCTGGCCGCGGTTGCCTGGGTGCTGTTTGCATCGCGGACGGGGCTCCCCGTCTCCACGACCCATGCGCTGACCGGCGGTCTCGTGGGTGTCGGATGGATGGCGTACGGCGCAGGAGGCCTCATGTGGCACACGCTTGCAGCAAAGGTTGCGCTCCCACTGCTATTGAGCCCCTTGTGCGCATTCATGACCACCATAGTGCTGCATCCGTGCATTCGCATGCTTACGACGCAGTGGGACGGCGCCTGCCTTTGTGTCATGCCGGCTTCGCGCGCCCTCGTCGCCGTCGACGCGACGGGAGCGACTCGCACCCTGTTTCAAGCAAGTGGCGTGGGATACCCCGTGGTGAACGTCCCCACTCATTGTGATCGCGCCGGGCTGCGCGGCGTCGTGATCGGCCTCGATTCGTTGCATTGGATCTCGAGTGGACTGGCATCATTCGCGCGAGGGACGAACGACGCCCCAAAGATTCTGGCCATGCTGGTCCTCGGCGGCATCACGATCTGGTGGCCCGGAGGTCAGACAGTCGCGTACATCGCCGTCGCCGTCGCGATGGGTCTTGGCAGCTATGCCGGCGGTCGTCGCGTCACCGAAATGCTGGCCGAACGC harbors:
- a CDS encoding phosphatase, coding for MASKFMKVLLTEPVRRAQQDTYGRCLAIGNAPASDVLTEDEVQFIAARDSLYLATVNEDGWPYIQHRGGPPGFVQALDARTLAFADYRGNRQLLTAGHLRANDKVALFLMDYPNQTRLKVIGYAHSETAASHESLLTYLPAAERRLVERVIVITVVGFDWNCPQHITPRYTAEQVENYIAPPHARIAELERQLPATVLNPGP
- a CDS encoding cytochrome c, coding for MDAWSQRAPKSTPLRFVAILVTIALTGIDMGVADDRFHIGRPATEDEIRAWDLDISPEGRNLPPGVGTVAKGAEIFASKCAACHGPTGIEGPADQLIGGQGTLASAKPVKTVGSYWPYATTLFDYIRRAMPLTAPQSLTAEEVYSVVAWLLHQNGIVAKDIRLDAAILPTIRMPNRDGFGPDPRPDVTP
- a CDS encoding ketosteroid isomerase; amino-acid sequence: MSVMDIGKELVALCRQGKNQEAIDRLYDPHIESVEPMAMPGMDQVQKGIAAIKGKNTWWTDNHTIHGNTVEGPYANGDRFTVRFSYDVTPKQTGKRMTMEEIGLYTVKNGKVVKEEFFYSMG
- a CDS encoding methyltransferase, translating into MSAQTEQHVIDSQRRDWNRVAGGWEKWDPFFERQMPFLNHRLVGDARVCPGQRVLDLGSGTGYPALLAAQIVGVDGQVTGMDLAEEMLAVAEKKALHLGLSNVRFRTGDVSALPFGDRSFDAVISRFCLMFLPDVPRAATEIARVLKPGGWLATAVWAAPEKNPSISGSMAAIKQVVDLPQPEPNAPGIFRLAKAGDLAGMLARAGFVDLTDEEFPAEWSYASPEEYYLSLMELAAPIQNLMATLSPAQVGEVKRRLLEAGATAMRDGRVVFPITIRIVAARKPG
- a CDS encoding hypothetical protein (possible pseudo, internal stop codon) — its product is MPELPDLTMYVEQLARRIVGRPLVRVRLTSPFLLRSVEPSLEIVHGHSVTAVSRLGKGIVLALDGDLFLVLHLMIAG
- a CDS encoding hypothetical protein (possible pseudo, internal stop codon), whose product is MHLVNRRDALRPFEAGGVEPLEVNADSFRAALCRENHTLKRALTDPSIVSGIGNAYSDEILHRARLSPTVKTGRLTDEQHAHLFEATHTVLTEWIERLRAETGQEFPEKVTAFRDGMAVHGRYRQPCPVCGCPVQRIVFGEHETNYCPSCQTGGTVLADRALSRLLREDWPRRIEDLERIHMQSRKDRPVPRNSRSASARRQI
- a CDS encoding inorganic phosphate transporter: MDFLVFFLVILLAFANGANDVSKSIATLVGSGVTNYRTALAWGTVWTVLGAGASALVAGALVRTFSQDLIHAGEELPYAMAPAVLLAAVAWVLFASRTGLPVSTTHALTGGLVGVGWMAYGAGGLMWHTLAAKVALPLLLSPLCAFMTTIVLHPCIRMLTTQWDGACLCVMPASRALVAVDATGATRTLFQASGVGYPVVNVPTHCDRAGLRGVVIGLDSLHWISSGLASFARGTNDAPKILAMLVLGGITIWWPGGQTVAYIAVAVAMGLGSYAGGRRVTEMLAERVTRLSHAEGLSANLTTSSLVLLSGMLGWPVSTTHVSSSSIIGIGLVKGTASVRWGSVRDMALAWIATLPFTAVLSAVAYRGLSLLR
- a CDS encoding sulfite dehydrogenase; its protein translation is MHTSRAHDDPDRSKSEGDHDPTADRHLARRTLLVGTASWLGLSTLEAFSASSSRTPETVPDDPTKVPGGPTSSYGSRSRFETAARLAKETRSLTPHQDLHGIITPSALHFERHHNGVPTIDPARHRVLVHGLVDAPRIFTMDDLRRFPSVSRLVCIECSGNTAGEWTQSKGATVQETHGLMSTSEWTGVPLRTVLQEVGMRPQATWMLAEGSDAATLTRSLPIANVLDTALLCYAQNGEAIRPEQGYPIRLVIPGWEGNTHIKWLRRLKLGAAPFMTREETSRYTDLMPDGSARQFTFAMEAKSVITAPSGGSHLQPGYVDIRGLAWSGRGRIVRVDVSTDGGHTWQETDLQAPILPQCHTRFRLGWHWPGHETVLQSRCMDETGYVQPTKTALVARRGLHSTYHNNAIHSWKVTSHGRVVPAGA
- a CDS encoding radical SAM/Cys-rich domain protein produces the protein MALTLLGRHSPLASPGTQLKLLSEVDSCPPFESQLARTGLFPLCATGITVFQINVGRLCNQTCRHCHVDAGPDRTESMTRETAEACIEALARTDIPTVDITGGAPELNPQFRWLVQQARRLGRHVMERCNLSVLLLPSQADLGGFLATHRVEVVASLPSYRAGQTDAQRGEGVFQKSIDALRLLNRLGYGKPDTGLPLNLVFNPVGAFLPPKQEAIEAQFRKELRHKHGVEFTHLYTITNMPISRYLEFLVDSGNYEGYMERLANAFNPAAAAGVMCRYTLSVGWDGMLYDCDFNQMLDLPIGYDAPAHIRDFDPARLHHRRIVTRNHCYGCTAGSGSSCGGAVTE